One segment of Pseudodesulfovibrio sp. 5S69 DNA contains the following:
- a CDS encoding ABC transporter ATP-binding protein, translating to MTNDLSVRALVKRFGDFTAVDDVTFDVPDGSFFSILGPSGCGKTTLLRMVAGFETPTSGAIEIRGRDMLGVPPNQRPVNLVFQHLALFPMMDVTENVAFGLKRRGTAGAEISKKVEAILERVGLPGFGAKRIDQLSGGQKQRVAIARCLVLEPSVLLLDEPLGALDLKLREQMKVELKKLQAKVGTTFIYITHDQSEALVMSDHVAVMNRGRFEQVGTPQELYGQPETPFVAEFVGDNNRWRGSITQTLEGGEVLLSTDEGYSFRTRAHSSCAGGKRVDLFLRPEAMRIEPRESEGLNTFDVTVKSILFDGANSRLLTVTKEDRELIVTLPQNRKFDHIRPGDHIRVGWHPESGICFRAED from the coding sequence ATGACCAACGATCTTTCCGTACGAGCCCTGGTAAAGCGTTTCGGCGATTTCACCGCGGTTGACGATGTGACCTTCGACGTCCCAGACGGGTCCTTTTTTTCCATCCTCGGCCCGTCCGGGTGCGGCAAGACCACGCTCTTGCGCATGGTCGCCGGGTTCGAGACCCCGACCTCCGGGGCCATCGAGATACGCGGCCGCGACATGCTCGGCGTGCCGCCCAACCAGCGGCCCGTGAACCTCGTGTTCCAGCATCTGGCCCTGTTTCCCATGATGGACGTGACCGAGAACGTGGCCTTCGGCCTGAAGCGCCGCGGCACGGCAGGGGCCGAGATCAGTAAGAAAGTCGAGGCCATCCTGGAGCGGGTGGGACTGCCCGGCTTCGGGGCGAAACGGATCGACCAGCTGTCCGGCGGGCAGAAGCAGCGCGTGGCCATCGCCCGCTGCCTGGTCCTGGAACCCTCGGTGCTCCTCCTGGACGAGCCGCTCGGCGCGCTCGACCTGAAGCTGCGCGAGCAGATGAAGGTCGAGCTCAAGAAGCTTCAGGCCAAGGTGGGCACGACCTTCATCTACATCACCCACGACCAGTCCGAGGCCCTGGTCATGTCCGACCACGTGGCCGTCATGAACAGGGGCCGGTTCGAGCAGGTGGGCACGCCCCAGGAGCTCTACGGCCAGCCCGAGACCCCGTTCGTGGCCGAGTTCGTCGGCGACAACAACCGCTGGCGCGGGTCCATCACCCAGACCCTGGAGGGCGGCGAGGTGCTCCTGTCGACCGACGAGGGCTATTCCTTCCGCACCCGGGCGCACAGCTCCTGCGCGGGCGGCAAGCGGGTGGATCTCTTCCTGCGGCCCGAGGCCATGCGCATCGAGCCCAGGGAAAGCGAGGGGCTGAACACCTTCGACGTGACCGTCAAGTCCATCCTCTTCGACGGGGCCAACAGCCGCCTGCTCACGGTCACCAAAGAGGACCGCGAGCTGATCGTCACCCTGCCCCAGAACCGCAA
- a CDS encoding extracellular solute-binding protein yields the protein MKRIFVIFMLAMFAFAGTAQAETLKLLTWKGYAPQKLIEQFEKETGIKVEVTFSNNEEMIAKLRATRGAGFDLAQPSQDRISSVQSKFHIYQALDYSKIDAPLFIPSMLEAVKKNTLVDGKSYAVPFCWGTSGLIVNSEMAPEADSFKALLDPKYKGRVSYRLKRPTLIAMGFALGYDPFALYSDVKGYQAMLDKIADTLIKAKPIVQNYWANGDALLESMRSGEVYVAMAWDAGGWKLHAENPAIDFKAPKEGALGWIDTFAIPAKAENVSAAYKWINFMMKPENCGFFSSQEKYATASKDALKYTDKAVADNFARSFPQATIDNIKWYPPVPAKLESLEGKVLDKIKAAN from the coding sequence ATGAAACGGATTTTCGTGATCTTCATGCTGGCAATGTTCGCCTTCGCCGGTACGGCGCAGGCCGAGACCCTGAAACTCTTGACCTGGAAGGGATACGCCCCCCAGAAGCTCATCGAGCAGTTCGAGAAGGAGACCGGCATCAAGGTCGAGGTGACCTTCTCCAACAACGAGGAGATGATCGCCAAGCTGCGCGCCACCCGCGGCGCCGGGTTCGACCTGGCCCAGCCCTCCCAGGACCGCATTTCCTCGGTCCAGTCCAAGTTCCACATCTACCAGGCCCTGGACTACTCCAAGATCGACGCCCCCCTGTTCATCCCGTCCATGCTCGAAGCGGTCAAGAAGAACACCCTGGTGGACGGCAAGTCCTACGCCGTGCCGTTTTGCTGGGGCACCTCCGGCCTGATCGTCAACAGCGAGATGGCCCCGGAAGCCGACTCCTTCAAGGCCCTGCTCGACCCCAAGTACAAGGGCCGCGTGAGCTACCGCCTGAAGCGCCCGACCCTGATCGCCATGGGCTTCGCCCTGGGCTATGACCCGTTCGCCCTGTACAGCGACGTCAAGGGCTACCAGGCCATGCTCGACAAGATCGCCGACACCCTGATCAAGGCCAAGCCCATCGTCCAGAACTACTGGGCCAACGGCGACGCGCTGCTCGAATCCATGCGCTCGGGCGAGGTCTACGTGGCCATGGCCTGGGATGCGGGCGGATGGAAGCTGCACGCCGAAAATCCGGCCATCGACTTCAAGGCCCCCAAGGAAGGCGCGCTGGGCTGGATCGACACCTTCGCCATCCCTGCCAAGGCCGAGAACGTGTCCGCCGCCTACAAGTGGATCAACTTCATGATGAAGCCCGAGAACTGCGGCTTCTTCTCCTCGCAGGAGAAGTACGCCACCGCGTCGAAGGACGCCCTCAAGTACACGGACAAGGCCGTGGCGGACAACTTCGCCCGTTCCTTCCCGCAGGCGACCATCGACAACATCAAGTGGTATCCGCCGGTTCCGGCCAAGCTTGAGAGCCTGGAGGGCAAAGTCCTGGACAAGATCAAGGCCGCCAACTAA
- the eutC gene encoding ethanolamine ammonia-lyase subunit EutC, translating into MACPPESVRPADGAKPDDLVREDFWAGLRSWTDARIALGRAGVSQRTRDVLAFQLDHARARDAVHQVLDRETAFGSIEFLEVTSRAPDRAGFLRRPDLGRLLTPESEAMLAARAGNGFDVAFTVSAGLSSTAVERNFQPFWHEFAPAFASLGLSAAPPCFAEQGRVALGDRVALALKARMAVVVIGERPGLSSPDSMGIYMTYAPKSDTTDEARNCISNIRSAGLGYAEAVRTLCALMREAFRRSVSGVELKVDDALALAPGAGAGELAE; encoded by the coding sequence GTGGCCTGTCCTCCTGAATCCGTCCGTCCCGCAGACGGCGCGAAGCCCGACGACCTGGTGCGCGAGGACTTCTGGGCCGGGCTGCGCTCCTGGACCGACGCCCGCATCGCGCTCGGCCGGGCCGGGGTCAGCCAGCGCACCCGCGACGTGCTCGCCTTCCAACTGGACCACGCCAGGGCGCGAGACGCGGTGCACCAGGTCCTGGACCGCGAGACCGCCTTCGGAAGCATCGAATTTCTGGAAGTGACGAGCCGGGCCCCGGACAGGGCGGGCTTCCTGCGGCGGCCCGACCTCGGGCGGCTGCTCACCCCGGAGAGCGAGGCGATGCTCGCAGCCCGGGCGGGCAACGGGTTCGACGTGGCCTTCACGGTCTCGGCCGGGCTGTCGTCCACGGCCGTGGAGAGGAATTTCCAGCCCTTCTGGCACGAGTTTGCGCCCGCGTTCGCAAGCCTCGGCCTGAGCGCGGCTCCGCCGTGTTTCGCCGAGCAGGGAAGGGTCGCTCTGGGCGACCGCGTGGCCCTGGCCCTCAAGGCGCGCATGGCCGTGGTCGTCATCGGCGAGCGGCCCGGTTTGAGCTCCCCGGACAGCATGGGCATTTATATGACATACGCCCCGAAATCTGATACGACGGACGAAGCCAGGAATTGCATCTCCAATATCCGGTCCGCGGGGCTCGGATACGCGGAGGCGGTCCGGACCCTGTGCGCGCTGATGCGCGAGGCGTTCAGGCGCTCGGTGTCCGGAGTGGAGCTTAAGGTGGACGACGCCCTGGCCCTGGCGCCCGGGGCCGGGGCCGGGGAGTTGGCGGAGTAG
- a CDS encoding ethanolamine ammonia-lyase subunit EutB — MYAITIDSVTHEYADLRTLLAAASAPKSGDELAGIGARSAHERAVAQLCLAEVPLTAFLDDLVIPYEDDAVTRLIVDTLDREALKPVAGLTVGGFRDWLLSAEADREALAALASGLMPEMAAAVSKLMRVQDLIHVASKIRVVTRFRTTVGLPGTLATRLQPNHPTDDPAGIVASVFDGLMYGSGDACIGINPASDSTASAVRLMELLDRLRREYDIPTQSCVLTHVTNTIEAVERGAPVDLVFQSIGGTEGVNRSFGVTLDILREGLEAGRSLRRGTVGDNVMYFETGQGSALSAGAHCGVDQQTLEARAYCVARHYEPFLLNSVVGFIGPEYLYDEKQIVRAGLEDHFCGKLLGVPMGLDVCYTNHAEADQDSMDTLLTLLGVAGCNYIMGVPGADDVMLNYQSTSFHDALYLRRQLGLSPAPEFAAWLERTGVFKDGELKAPRHSLHIPDKERFRGLSS, encoded by the coding sequence ATGTATGCCATCACCATCGACAGCGTGACCCATGAGTATGCGGATCTGCGCACCTTGCTGGCCGCAGCCTCCGCACCCAAATCCGGGGACGAACTGGCCGGGATCGGGGCGCGGTCGGCCCATGAGCGGGCCGTGGCCCAGCTCTGCCTGGCCGAGGTCCCGCTGACCGCCTTTCTGGACGATCTGGTCATCCCCTACGAGGACGACGCCGTGACCCGGCTGATCGTGGACACCCTGGACCGCGAGGCCCTCAAACCCGTGGCCGGGCTGACCGTGGGCGGGTTCCGTGATTGGCTGCTCTCGGCCGAAGCGGACCGGGAGGCGCTCGCGGCCCTGGCTTCGGGCCTCATGCCCGAGATGGCCGCGGCCGTGTCCAAGCTCATGCGTGTCCAGGACCTCATCCACGTGGCCTCCAAGATCCGCGTGGTCACGAGGTTCCGGACCACGGTCGGGCTGCCCGGCACCCTGGCCACGCGGTTGCAGCCCAACCACCCGACCGACGACCCGGCGGGCATCGTGGCCTCGGTCTTCGACGGGCTCATGTACGGCAGCGGCGACGCCTGCATCGGCATCAACCCGGCCTCGGACAGCACGGCCTCGGCCGTCCGGCTCATGGAGCTGCTCGACCGCCTGCGCCGGGAATACGACATCCCCACCCAGTCCTGCGTGCTGACCCACGTAACCAACACCATCGAGGCGGTGGAGCGGGGCGCACCGGTCGATCTGGTCTTCCAGTCCATCGGCGGCACCGAGGGCGTGAACAGGAGCTTCGGCGTGACCCTGGACATCCTGCGCGAAGGACTGGAGGCCGGGCGGTCGCTGAGGCGCGGCACGGTGGGCGACAACGTCATGTATTTCGAGACCGGCCAGGGCTCGGCCCTGTCCGCCGGGGCGCATTGCGGAGTGGACCAGCAGACCCTGGAGGCGCGGGCCTACTGCGTGGCCCGGCACTATGAGCCGTTCCTGCTCAACTCCGTGGTCGGCTTCATCGGGCCGGAGTATCTCTACGACGAGAAGCAGATCGTCCGGGCCGGGCTGGAGGATCACTTCTGCGGCAAGCTGCTCGGCGTGCCCATGGGCCTGGACGTCTGCTACACCAACCATGCCGAGGCGGACCAGGATTCCATGGACACCTTGCTGACTCTGCTCGGTGTGGCCGGGTGCAACTACATCATGGGCGTGCCCGGCGCGGACGACGTCATGCTCAACTACCAGTCCACCTCCTTCCACGACGCCCTGTACCTCCGCCGCCAGCTCGGCCTTTCCCCGGCCCCGGAGTTCGCGGCCTGGCTGGAACGCACCGGCGTGTTCAAGGACGGCGAGCTCAAGGCCCCCAGGCATTCCCTGCACATCCCCGACAAGGAGCGGTTCCGTGGCCTGTCCTCCTGA
- a CDS encoding AbrB family transcriptional regulator — protein MQQLTQLPLILGAALLGGLLVGRLNIPGGVIIGSMLAVIALKTLSSLNLELPGNWPFLIEVAVGATVGMSFTPAILPELKHYLVPILTSALLLILLGGFLAVVFSKFWGIDLVTAFISTSPGAMTAMTGMAGGLNVDIFLVLTFHVIRVVLVILLAPALMRLCRALL, from the coding sequence GTGCAACAACTCACGCAACTGCCGCTCATCCTCGGGGCGGCCCTTCTGGGCGGCCTGCTCGTCGGCCGCCTGAACATCCCCGGCGGCGTCATCATCGGCTCCATGCTCGCGGTCATCGCCCTGAAGACCCTCTCGTCCCTCAACCTGGAGCTGCCGGGCAACTGGCCCTTTCTCATCGAGGTCGCCGTGGGGGCCACCGTGGGCATGAGCTTCACCCCGGCCATCCTGCCGGAGCTGAAGCACTACCTCGTGCCCATCCTGACCTCGGCCCTGCTGCTCATCCTCCTGGGCGGATTCCTGGCCGTCGTCTTCTCCAAATTCTGGGGCATCGACCTGGTGACCGCGTTCATCAGCACCAGTCCGGGAGCCATGACCGCCATGACCGGCATGGCGGGCGGCCTCAACGTGGACATCTTCCTGGTGCTGACCTTCCACGTCATCCGCGTGGTCCTGGTCATCCTCCTCGCCCCGGCCCTCATGCGGCTGTGCCGCGCCCTGCTGTAG
- a CDS encoding amidohydrolase codes for MTEDIERLAAALEEGLIKRRRDLHRHPEAAWTEFRTASIVAAGLTAAGYEVRLGEDAVRRESMLGVPPEEDLAAHMARAVAQGGAPDLIERMRGGLTGVVGELRRGDGPVVALRFDMDANDLDEARDREHRPMREGFASINPGVMHACGHDGHVAVGLGVAELLARLGARLRGTVRLIFQPGEEGVRGAGPMVDAGVLAGVDYLLGGHIGFRAPKTGQLVCGTGGFLATTKFDVAFTGLAAHAGAAPEQGRNALLAAANAALNLHAIPRHGQGASRVTVGVLDAGRGRNVIPPNALIKAETRGETSAINDCMFERAGEVVAGAARMYGVDAVLTEVGHSVSGESDPGLAARVRRVAETMDFFAPAGIIDRMDLRGSEDFALMLAEVQGRGGLGAYLMLGSNLAAGHHNARFDFDERCLAPGAALFAACVLDLMERPVESGV; via the coding sequence ATGACAGAGGATATCGAACGGCTGGCGGCGGCATTGGAAGAGGGGCTCATCAAACGGCGGCGCGACCTGCACCGCCACCCCGAGGCCGCCTGGACCGAGTTCCGGACCGCCTCGATCGTGGCGGCCGGGCTTACGGCCGCCGGATACGAGGTCCGCCTCGGAGAGGACGCGGTCCGCCGCGAGTCCATGCTCGGCGTGCCTCCGGAAGAGGACCTCGCGGCCCACATGGCGCGCGCCGTGGCCCAGGGCGGCGCCCCGGACCTGATAGAGCGCATGCGCGGCGGCCTGACCGGGGTGGTCGGGGAGCTTCGTCGCGGCGACGGCCCGGTGGTGGCCCTGCGCTTCGACATGGACGCCAACGACCTGGACGAAGCCCGCGACCGAGAGCATCGGCCCATGCGCGAGGGGTTCGCGTCGATCAATCCCGGTGTGATGCATGCCTGCGGCCACGACGGGCACGTCGCCGTCGGCTTGGGCGTGGCCGAGCTCCTGGCCCGGCTCGGGGCCCGGCTGCGGGGCACGGTCCGGCTGATCTTTCAGCCCGGCGAGGAGGGCGTGCGCGGGGCCGGGCCCATGGTCGACGCCGGCGTGCTCGCAGGGGTGGACTATCTTCTGGGCGGCCACATCGGGTTCCGCGCGCCGAAGACCGGGCAACTGGTTTGCGGCACGGGCGGGTTCCTGGCCACCACCAAGTTCGACGTCGCCTTCACCGGGCTGGCGGCCCACGCCGGAGCGGCCCCGGAACAGGGGCGCAACGCCCTGCTGGCCGCGGCCAACGCGGCCCTGAACCTGCACGCCATCCCCCGCCACGGGCAGGGCGCCTCCAGGGTCACGGTCGGCGTGCTCGACGCGGGGCGGGGGCGCAACGTTATCCCGCCGAACGCGCTTATCAAGGCCGAGACGCGCGGCGAGACCTCCGCGATCAACGACTGCATGTTCGAGCGGGCCGGGGAGGTGGTCGCCGGGGCCGCGCGAATGTACGGCGTGGACGCGGTCCTGACCGAGGTGGGGCACAGCGTGAGCGGGGAGAGCGATCCCGGACTGGCGGCGCGGGTCCGGCGGGTGGCCGAGACCATGGACTTTTTCGCTCCCGCCGGGATCATCGACCGCATGGACCTGCGCGGCAGCGAGGATTTCGCCCTGATGCTGGCCGAGGTCCAGGGGCGGGGCGGGCTCGGCGCCTACCTCATGCTCGGCAGCAACCTGGCCGCCGGGCACCACAACGCCCGCTTCGACTTCGACGAGCGCTGCCTGGCGCCGGGCGCGGCCCTGTTCGCCGCTTGCGTCCTGGACCTCATGGAACGGCCCGTGGAATCCGGCGTCTAG
- a CDS encoding NAD(P)-dependent oxidoreductase translates to MGKHIIEEASRCLQCKKPLCSKGCPVSTPANLMVEALLEGDMRKAGALLFENNPLTSVCSLICPHEHFCEGHCVLGRKSAPVQVSSIEQYISRYYLEQFQPERPTNGNNAKRIAIVGSGPAGITVAFILARQGFDVTLFESKEKIGGVLQYGIPDFRLPKDILEKLKEKLLGLGVKIRPNTLIGPVIGIDDLFRDEYRAIFIGTGVWNPRPLRLKGETLGHVHYAIHYLKNPSVYSLGQKVAVIGAGNVAMDVARTALRKGARDVTVLYRRGEDDMSATKYEYEYAKVDGVRFRFYTSPEEINDDGVVCVETEVQEGDDGRMRVVPVEGSEFLFEADSIFIAVSQAPRSNLVGLEVGKTGLIITDEDGRTTREGVFASGDVVTGAKTVAEAVSRSKRSARAIMDYVAGLDD, encoded by the coding sequence ATGGGCAAGCATATAATCGAAGAGGCGTCCCGCTGCCTGCAATGCAAGAAACCGCTGTGCAGCAAGGGCTGCCCCGTGTCGACCCCGGCCAACCTGATGGTCGAGGCCCTGCTCGAAGGCGACATGCGCAAGGCGGGCGCCTTGCTGTTCGAGAACAACCCGCTGACCTCGGTCTGTTCGCTGATCTGTCCGCACGAGCACTTTTGCGAGGGGCACTGCGTCCTGGGCAGGAAGAGCGCGCCGGTCCAGGTCAGCAGCATCGAGCAGTATATTTCCCGCTACTACCTGGAGCAGTTCCAGCCCGAGCGGCCGACGAACGGCAACAACGCCAAGCGGATCGCCATCGTCGGTTCCGGCCCGGCCGGGATCACCGTGGCCTTCATCCTGGCGCGGCAGGGGTTCGACGTGACCCTGTTCGAGTCCAAGGAGAAGATCGGCGGGGTGCTCCAATACGGCATCCCGGACTTCCGCCTGCCCAAGGACATCCTGGAGAAGCTCAAGGAGAAGCTCTTGGGATTGGGCGTGAAGATCCGCCCCAACACGCTCATCGGGCCGGTCATCGGCATCGACGACCTGTTCCGGGACGAGTACAGGGCGATCTTCATCGGCACCGGCGTGTGGAACCCCCGGCCGCTCCGGCTCAAGGGCGAGACCCTGGGCCACGTGCACTACGCCATCCACTACCTCAAGAACCCCTCGGTCTACAGCCTGGGCCAGAAGGTCGCGGTCATCGGCGCGGGCAACGTGGCCATGGACGTGGCCCGGACCGCCCTGCGCAAGGGGGCCCGCGACGTCACCGTACTTTACCGCCGGGGCGAGGACGACATGAGCGCCACCAAGTACGAGTACGAGTACGCCAAGGTCGACGGGGTCCGCTTCCGGTTCTACACCTCCCCCGAGGAGATCAACGACGACGGCGTGGTCTGCGTGGAGACGGAGGTGCAGGAGGGCGACGACGGCCGGATGCGCGTGGTCCCGGTGGAGGGCTCGGAGTTCCTGTTCGAGGCCGACTCGATCTTCATCGCGGTCAGCCAGGCGCCGCGTTCCAACCTGGTCGGCCTGGAGGTGGGCAAGACCGGCCTGATCATCACCGACGAGGACGGCCGGACCACCCGCGAGGGCGTGTTCGCCTCGGGCGACGTGGTCACCGGCGCCAAGACCGTGGCCGAGGCCGTTTCCCGGTCCAAGCGCTCGGCCCGGGCCATCATGGACTACGTGGCCGGCCTGGACGACTGA